From a single Marinobacter sp. THAF197a genomic region:
- the fba gene encoding class II fructose-bisphosphate aldolase (catalyzes the reversible aldol condensation of dihydroxyacetonephosphate and glyceraldehyde 3-phosphate in the Calvin cycle, glycolysis, and/or gluconeogenesis), with translation MALISLRQLLDHAAEHGYGVPAFNVNNLEQMRAIMEAADKTDSPVIVQASAGARKYAGAPFLRHLILAAIEEWPHIPVVMHQDHGTSPSVCQRSIQLGFSSVMMDGSLGEDGKTPTSYEYNVDVTRRTVEMAHACGVSVEGELGCLGSLETGQAGEEDGIGAEGTLDHDQMLTDPEEAADFVKKTHVDALAIAIGTSHGAYKFTRPPTGDILAIEQIKAIHKRIPDTHLVMHGSSSVPQEWLKVINEFGGEIPETYGVPVEEIVEGIKHGVRKVNIDTDLRLASTGAVRRFMAQNPAEFDPRKFLKATMVAMTDICVARYEAFGCAGQASKIKPLNLEQMFERYEAGELDPKVK, from the coding sequence ATGGCCCTGATATCGCTGCGGCAACTTCTGGACCACGCCGCCGAGCATGGTTACGGTGTGCCAGCCTTTAACGTAAACAACCTCGAACAAATGCGCGCCATCATGGAAGCCGCCGACAAAACCGACTCCCCGGTGATTGTCCAGGCCTCCGCCGGTGCCCGCAAATACGCCGGTGCCCCGTTCCTGCGCCACCTCATCCTGGCCGCCATCGAAGAATGGCCGCACATCCCGGTGGTTATGCACCAGGACCACGGCACCAGCCCCTCCGTGTGCCAGCGCTCCATCCAGCTCGGCTTCAGCTCCGTCATGATGGACGGCTCCCTGGGTGAAGACGGCAAAACCCCGACCAGCTACGAATACAACGTAGACGTCACCCGCCGCACCGTCGAAATGGCCCACGCCTGTGGCGTGTCCGTAGAAGGCGAACTGGGCTGCCTGGGCTCCCTCGAAACCGGCCAGGCCGGTGAAGAAGACGGCATTGGCGCAGAAGGTACCCTGGACCACGACCAGATGCTGACCGACCCGGAAGAAGCTGCAGATTTCGTCAAGAAGACTCACGTGGATGCACTGGCCATCGCCATCGGCACCAGCCACGGTGCCTACAAGTTCACCCGTCCGCCGACCGGTGACATCCTGGCCATCGAGCAAATCAAAGCCATCCACAAGCGCATTCCAGATACCCACCTGGTCATGCACGGCTCAAGCTCCGTACCCCAGGAGTGGCTGAAGGTGATCAACGAATTCGGTGGTGAGATCCCGGAAACCTACGGTGTACCGGTGGAAGAAATCGTCGAAGGCATCAAGCACGGTGTTCGCAAGGTCAACATCGACACCGACCTGCGTCTCGCCAGTACCGGTGCTGTTCGTCGTTTCATGGCCCAGAACCCGGCCGAATTCGACCCGCGTAAATTCCTCAAGGCCACCATGGTCGCCATGACCGATATCTGCGTAGCCCGCTACGAAGCGTTCGGCTGTGCCGGCCAGGCCAGTAAGATCAAGCCTCTGAACCTCGAGCAAATGTTCGAGCGGTATGAGGCTGGCGAGCTGGACCCTAAGGTTAAGTAA